One genomic segment of Primulina tabacum isolate GXHZ01 chromosome 9, ASM2559414v2, whole genome shotgun sequence includes these proteins:
- the LOC142556245 gene encoding uncharacterized protein LOC142556245, which translates to MANFAKERDWDQFHSPRNLLLALVGEVGELSEIFQWKGEVPRGLPDWQEKEKQHLGEELSDVLLYLVRLSDICGIDLGKAALRKLELNGLKYPIQLCKGSPQKHHQIHCTNENQDFVASNNHHHDGGA; encoded by the exons ATGGCGAATTTCGCCAAGGAAAGAGACTGGGATCAGTTTCATAGCCCAAGAAATCTGCTTTTGGCCCTG GTGGGGGAAGTGGGAGAATTGTCTGAGATATTTCAGTGGAAAGGCGAGGTCCCAAGAGGGCTGCCAGATTGGCAAGAAAAGGAGAAGCAACATTTGGGAGAAGAGCTTTCTGATGTTTTGCTTTATCTTGTTCGACTATCAGATATATGTGGCATTGATCTGGGTAAAGCTGCACTTCGAAAGTTGGAACTAAACGGATTGAAGTACCCGATTCAACTTTGCAAAGGATCTCCCCAAAAACACCATCAAATTCATTGCACCAATGAGAATCAAGATTTTGTTGCATCTAATAATCATCACCATGATGGTGGTGCTTGA